A genome region from bacterium includes the following:
- a CDS encoding SUMF1/EgtB/PvdO family nonheme iron enzyme: protein MRYRSHFFAAVCLVPVVCFCLNTDYAFGAMEREPGFSYPVITVPYKPVPFKPKQYIVYRTIGPVVIDGALDETSWENAPWTDRFGHIFMEGYRKPFLATRAKMLWDDTNLYAAVELEEPNLLGHMFEKDTEMYLDNDIEMFIDVDGDSQDYIELEFNCLGTLWDMLLPKEYNRGGIPLSHPKIDQSPPWDLEGMRIAVRVDGTLNYPFDTDKNWVIEISIPWKSLQKTSRTGEKLDRGGSSFRLNFSRVEHPWPRDVWPITDWENRGGPGFDWTWSQNLVYNMHSGESWGRVILSERTVLQAPDVNLEHAFPFVEPPESRAVRRAGGMVKIKGGTYTIGPDSSDPVASPAGTVTVKDFYIDRCEVTVGEFAAFLNASGGAEWYVEDMANPDFCGIVKTTDGKYAVVPGRDMYPVTLVKQGAARAYAAWAGKRLPTEFEWEIAARGSEGRLYPWGNEPPDDSRANFDYRVGYTTPVGSYEKGKTPLGVYDMAGNVWEFVDGTWSEYAWDKKPETPRTSGNLMRGGSWVTPAVNLRSTYRDGQKGEFTPMAGFRCAKDAE from the coding sequence ATGAGGTATCGATCACATTTCTTTGCCGCGGTTTGTCTTGTTCCCGTTGTGTGCTTCTGCCTGAATACCGATTACGCTTTCGGCGCAATGGAGCGTGAACCGGGCTTCAGCTACCCGGTAATCACCGTGCCGTACAAACCGGTTCCGTTCAAACCGAAGCAGTATATCGTTTACCGGACTATCGGCCCTGTTGTCATTGATGGAGCTCTCGATGAAACAAGCTGGGAAAACGCTCCCTGGACCGACCGTTTCGGGCATATATTCATGGAAGGATACCGGAAACCGTTTCTTGCGACCCGGGCGAAAATGCTCTGGGACGACACGAACCTCTATGCCGCAGTCGAGCTCGAAGAACCGAACCTCCTCGGCCACATGTTCGAGAAAGACACGGAAATGTATCTCGACAACGACATAGAGATGTTCATCGATGTGGACGGCGACTCACAGGATTACATCGAGCTCGAATTCAACTGTCTCGGCACCCTCTGGGACATGCTGCTTCCCAAGGAATACAACCGCGGCGGGATACCGCTGAGCCACCCGAAAATAGATCAGAGCCCTCCCTGGGACCTCGAAGGCATGCGCATAGCCGTGCGTGTGGACGGCACCCTCAACTACCCGTTCGACACCGATAAAAACTGGGTTATCGAAATCTCGATTCCGTGGAAATCACTCCAGAAAACGAGCCGGACGGGGGAAAAGCTCGACCGCGGCGGGAGCTCATTCAGGCTCAATTTCAGCCGTGTCGAACATCCCTGGCCCCGTGATGTCTGGCCTATTACGGACTGGGAAAATCGCGGCGGCCCCGGTTTCGACTGGACATGGTCGCAGAACCTCGTGTACAATATGCACAGCGGCGAATCGTGGGGACGGGTGATACTGTCGGAGCGGACAGTTCTGCAGGCGCCGGATGTGAATCTCGAACACGCTTTCCCGTTCGTCGAGCCGCCCGAATCCCGTGCTGTACGCCGTGCCGGCGGCATGGTGAAAATCAAGGGAGGCACGTATACCATAGGCCCCGATTCCAGCGACCCGGTCGCCTCTCCTGCCGGTACGGTGACGGTGAAAGATTTCTATATCGACCGCTGCGAGGTCACCGTCGGTGAATTCGCTGCCTTTCTCAACGCTTCCGGCGGGGCTGAATGGTACGTCGAGGATATGGCGAATCCCGATTTCTGCGGCATCGTCAAAACCACGGACGGGAAATACGCCGTCGTTCCCGGCAGGGACATGTACCCCGTTACGCTCGTGAAACAGGGCGCCGCACGGGCTTATGCGGCATGGGCAGGGAAACGGCTCCCCACGGAGTTCGAGTGGGAAATCGCCGCCCGCGGCAGCGAGGGCCGTCTCTATCCCTGGGGAAACGAGCCTCCCGACGACAGCCGTGCGAATTTCGACTACCGTGTCGGGTACACAACTCCGGTCGGGTCGTATGAAAAGGGGAAAACACCCCTGGGCGTATACGACATGGCCGGGAATGTCTGGGAATTCGTGGACGGCACATGGAGCGAGTACGCATGGGACAAAAAGCCCGAAACCCCGCGAACGAGCGGGAACCTCATGCGCGGCGGCTCGTGGGTGACTCCGGCGGTCAATCTCAGGAGCACCTACCGGGACGGCCAGAAAGGGGAATTTACCCCCATGGCCGGTTTCAGGTGTGCAAAGGATGCCGAGTGA
- the fes gene encoding enterochelin esterase: MNDAYEAPLSCPGLRALRDALKAGDRAALHRFWRQVETAGTPLIRPIPDDPGHYLVTFLWRAREQTRTVAVTGGFNNWKLKNESMIRLPDTDLWYRTFRFRGDLRTSYMIAPDYPGIIPEIRNLNDWFDFIKIFRPDPYNPRTCIWPETILNYSKSTKLVLSMFELPGAPCHQWIDTRPGIPCGALERTGFRSDILGNERTLWIYTPPSCHSGNEASSSSCSLLLVCDGSAYTQVIPTPSILDNLLSEGKIPPMVAVFIGNATDQRHRELTCHPPFADFLARELVPWVRHHYSVTTDPSRIIIAGSSFGGLAAAYAGLRYPDVFGNILAQSGSFWWKPETAREYEWLPRQFETSAPLPLRFYLETGLLETKHMINANRHLRDILTARGYSVRYREFYGGHEYLNWQGTLADGLMELSGTGDSKPE, from the coding sequence ATGAATGACGCATACGAAGCACCGCTGTCGTGCCCCGGTCTCCGGGCTCTGCGTGATGCGCTGAAAGCGGGCGACCGTGCGGCGCTGCACCGGTTCTGGCGGCAGGTCGAAACCGCCGGAACCCCGCTCATCAGACCGATTCCGGACGATCCCGGCCATTACCTCGTGACCTTCCTCTGGCGCGCCCGGGAGCAGACACGCACCGTAGCAGTAACCGGGGGTTTCAATAACTGGAAGCTGAAGAATGAGTCCATGATCCGCCTCCCCGACACGGACCTCTGGTACAGGACTTTCCGGTTTCGCGGCGACCTGAGGACGAGTTACATGATCGCGCCCGATTATCCCGGAATCATCCCGGAAATACGTAATCTCAACGACTGGTTCGACTTTATAAAAATATTCCGGCCCGATCCATATAATCCGCGCACCTGCATCTGGCCGGAGACGATTCTGAACTATTCGAAAAGCACGAAACTGGTATTGTCCATGTTCGAGCTTCCCGGCGCGCCCTGTCATCAGTGGATCGATACACGCCCCGGAATCCCCTGCGGCGCTTTGGAGCGAACCGGGTTCAGGAGCGATATCCTCGGAAACGAACGTACCCTGTGGATTTACACCCCGCCTTCCTGTCATTCCGGCAATGAGGCATCTTCGTCTTCGTGTTCCCTTCTCCTCGTGTGCGATGGTTCGGCATACACGCAGGTTATTCCGACGCCGTCAATTCTCGATAACCTCCTGTCCGAGGGGAAAATCCCGCCGATGGTCGCAGTCTTTATCGGTAACGCCACCGATCAGCGGCACAGGGAGCTCACCTGTCATCCTCCGTTCGCCGATTTTCTTGCCCGTGAGCTCGTTCCCTGGGTGCGGCATCACTATTCAGTTACAACCGACCCGTCGAGAATAATTATTGCGGGATCGAGCTTCGGCGGGCTTGCAGCCGCGTATGCGGGGCTGAGGTACCCGGATGTTTTCGGTAATATTCTCGCGCAATCGGGTTCCTTCTGGTGGAAACCGGAAACCGCCCGTGAATATGAATGGCTCCCCCGTCAGTTCGAGACATCCGCCCCGCTGCCGCTTCGTTTTTATCTGGAAACCGGCCTGCTCGAAACGAAGCATATGATCAACGCCAACCGTCACCTCCGCGATATTCTGACAGCGCGGGGATATTCCGTCCGGTACCGTGAATTTTACGGCGGCCATGAGTATCTCAACTGGCAGGGAACACTCGCCGATGGTCTCATGGAACTTTCGGGAACGGGGGATAGTAAACCCGAATGA
- a CDS encoding C45 family autoproteolytic acyltransferase/hydrolase, giving the protein MKRRVMLACAVVTLIVISLAGCASRKALTVDESFISAHQDEWLKKAYRYDENGWIFIHIEGEPFERGFQRGYLTANETEEFLDTLAHFQKFSTAKDLDYFVKAATNLFKGKVSEEYLEEMRGIAAGMQKAGKKVTFEEVLYMNGFLDVDYWWPTEKEHGGCSAFIASGDATAGGGVVMAHNSWSPYALLRFCNIIVDLVPAKGNRILMQSWGPSIYSATDFFITGGGLTGVETTIGGFSGFDKKGLPVFERARKAMQYAGSIDEWADIMISNNNGAYANSWLLGDVKTGEIARLELGLKHHSLEKKKNGFFTGSNVTDNIEILRDETNATYDDIRNTNVARRERWKQLMKEHYGKIDVEIAKQMLGDHYDMYLGREQPSSRTICGHAELDDGSVSGSRSPFYPAGAIDGKVVDSAMAKSWHIWAKWGSSCDIGFNAKRFLELHTQYQWQEGYLRDLPPEPWTVFPVDRPK; this is encoded by the coding sequence ATGAAAAGGCGGGTGATGCTTGCGTGCGCCGTGGTGACATTGATTGTCATCAGTCTGGCGGGCTGTGCGTCCAGAAAGGCGCTTACGGTCGACGAAAGCTTTATCTCGGCGCACCAGGATGAATGGCTCAAAAAAGCGTACCGGTACGACGAAAACGGCTGGATTTTTATCCACATCGAGGGGGAACCGTTCGAGCGCGGTTTTCAGCGGGGGTATCTGACCGCGAACGAAACCGAGGAATTTCTCGATACGCTCGCTCATTTCCAGAAATTCTCGACGGCAAAAGACCTCGATTATTTCGTGAAAGCAGCCACGAATCTTTTCAAGGGCAAGGTCTCCGAAGAATATCTGGAAGAAATGCGGGGCATAGCGGCCGGAATGCAGAAAGCCGGTAAAAAGGTGACATTCGAGGAGGTGCTCTACATGAACGGATTCCTCGATGTCGATTACTGGTGGCCGACTGAGAAAGAGCACGGCGGATGCAGCGCGTTCATAGCCTCAGGCGACGCCACCGCGGGCGGCGGAGTGGTCATGGCTCACAACTCGTGGTCGCCCTATGCGCTTCTCAGGTTCTGCAACATCATCGTCGATCTTGTTCCGGCGAAGGGGAACCGGATTCTGATGCAGTCCTGGGGGCCGTCCATATACAGCGCGACCGATTTTTTCATCACCGGAGGCGGGCTGACCGGTGTGGAGACGACCATCGGCGGATTCAGTGGATTCGATAAAAAGGGCCTCCCCGTCTTCGAGCGGGCGCGGAAAGCGATGCAGTATGCGGGCAGCATCGACGAGTGGGCCGACATTATGATCAGTAACAACAACGGCGCATACGCCAATTCATGGCTCCTGGGGGATGTCAAAACCGGCGAGATAGCCCGTCTCGAACTCGGATTGAAGCATCACAGCCTCGAAAAAAAGAAAAACGGGTTTTTCACCGGCTCCAATGTGACGGATAACATAGAAATCCTCCGGGACGAGACGAACGCCACGTACGACGACATCCGAAACACTAACGTCGCACGCCGTGAGCGCTGGAAACAGCTCATGAAAGAACATTACGGGAAGATCGATGTCGAAATCGCCAAACAGATGCTCGGCGACCATTACGATATGTACCTGGGCAGGGAGCAGCCGAGCTCGCGGACGATTTGCGGACATGCGGAGCTCGACGACGGAAGCGTTTCGGGGAGCCGCAGCCCGTTTTATCCTGCCGGAGCGATAGACGGCAAGGTTGTGGACTCAGCCATGGCAAAAAGCTGGCATATCTGGGCGAAATGGGGAAGCTCGTGCGATATCGGCTTCAACGCGAAACGGTTTCTTGAGCTCCACACCCAGTATCAATGGCAGGAAGGCTATCTGCGCGACCTGCCGCCCGAACCATGGACGGTGTTCCCTGTCGACAGACCAAAATGA
- a CDS encoding amino acid permease has translation MPESNNHLVRGLTFVDSTSIVICSIIGTGVFLKSAVMAQEAGSPLMVMAAWAAAGLLSLAGALTYAELGALLPNAGGDYVYLRAAYGNAPAFLYGWMYFTVGASGAAALGTAFATFLSELLPFGGAWMERTYTLFGHSVLWQFGARQIIAVAAIILCAVINYAGVSSSGRVQTAFTAAKMIGVIVIIVGVFFFAKRATWDHVTAVTGTVRWCGTKAFGAAMIAALWAYNGWSFLPMVAGEVRNPGRTIPRALITGMIVVLLSYCLANLAYFYALPFNEVVTSNSTLYRNAVSVAGKAAQTFLGPFGIKMVTVLFVVSSLGTLHSELLAVPRIHFAMARDGLFFRCFGPLSRGAHVPAWAVSIQAAWASVLASSGTFDQLTTLLIFSLWIFFGFTAASVFVLRRSMPDAPRPYRTIGYPVVPLAFILSAVWLVTNTLRTNPIESAFGITLIVLGLPLFLYFRAGKRRSAGSVADSGNLHERGRGQ, from the coding sequence ATGCCAGAATCGAACAATCACCTTGTCAGAGGTCTTACGTTTGTCGATTCGACCTCGATTGTCATCTGTTCCATAATCGGAACCGGTGTGTTCCTTAAATCAGCCGTCATGGCGCAGGAAGCCGGTTCTCCGCTCATGGTAATGGCTGCATGGGCTGCCGCCGGTCTGCTTTCGCTTGCCGGGGCGCTGACGTATGCAGAACTCGGCGCTCTTCTTCCGAATGCGGGCGGCGACTATGTCTATCTCCGGGCCGCATACGGCAATGCACCGGCTTTTCTCTACGGATGGATGTACTTCACCGTCGGGGCTTCGGGAGCGGCGGCGCTCGGAACGGCGTTTGCCACGTTTCTTTCGGAACTTCTGCCCTTCGGCGGCGCATGGATGGAACGAACCTATACGCTGTTCGGGCATTCGGTGCTCTGGCAGTTCGGCGCACGACAGATTATCGCGGTGGCGGCGATTATCCTCTGTGCCGTCATCAACTATGCGGGTGTATCATCGAGTGGCCGCGTCCAGACCGCGTTTACCGCGGCAAAGATGATCGGTGTGATCGTCATCATTGTGGGAGTTTTCTTTTTTGCAAAACGGGCCACATGGGATCATGTGACGGCTGTGACCGGAACGGTACGATGGTGCGGAACGAAGGCGTTCGGCGCAGCAATGATTGCCGCTCTGTGGGCGTACAACGGGTGGTCGTTTCTTCCGATGGTCGCGGGCGAAGTCAGAAATCCGGGCCGTACCATTCCCCGGGCGCTGATCACGGGCATGATCGTCGTTCTTCTCTCCTATTGCCTTGCGAATTTAGCATATTTCTATGCCCTGCCGTTCAACGAGGTCGTGACATCGAATTCGACGCTTTACCGCAACGCCGTTTCGGTCGCCGGGAAAGCGGCCCAGACTTTTCTCGGCCCATTCGGGATTAAAATGGTTACCGTTCTATTTGTCGTGTCGAGTCTCGGTACACTCCACAGCGAGCTTTTAGCGGTGCCCCGCATCCATTTTGCCATGGCGCGCGACGGGCTTTTCTTCCGGTGTTTCGGCCCCCTGAGCAGGGGAGCGCATGTTCCGGCATGGGCGGTCAGCATTCAGGCGGCATGGGCGAGTGTTCTGGCAAGCTCGGGCACATTCGATCAATTGACGACACTCCTTATCTTCTCGCTGTGGATTTTTTTCGGATTCACCGCCGCATCGGTCTTCGTCCTGCGCCGCTCGATGCCCGATGCACCGCGGCCGTACCGGACAATCGGATATCCGGTGGTGCCTCTGGCATTTATCCTTTCGGCGGTCTGGCTCGTAACCAACACCCTCCGAACCAATCCCATCGAATCGGCGTTCGGTATCACGCTCATCGTGCTCGGACTGCCGCTCTTTCTCTATTTCCGGGCCGGGAAACGCCGCTCAGCCGGTTCAGTTGCAGACAGCGGCAATTTGCATGAGCGAGGTCGGGGACAATGA
- a CDS encoding right-handed parallel beta-helix repeat-containing protein has product MKNIRFPFTTRTGIIIAVMVFTLIAGGCFGAMFRSRAAKLPTDGFEGNPDNCTKCHLLWAHRFDYYRGWDRYGYIFEGTGLVKGFYDPWSSPSVDNMFEAYYATGWWNTPEINAWPADISGKVESLSILSWGRDRLRISTRLADIKGTVITVAQDGGDFKSIQQAIDAAQPGATVFVRPGVYNETLVLRDGVNLIGEDPYTTIINPQNRGHALVAANHALIAGFTFTGTGIDYETKKFNAAIYAAGTDSTCIIARNIFRENGLFGVWIDGTADVKGNARFDSEHGPRGAELHDRPYTDYPNPVITGNTFYRIGQRGVFCLHARGEIFNNIFLGNVKAAGLERHSRPIIHHNVFYFNNVPMAVNRSEPVIFGNIMYSNQWGQRMLRGANPVMFGNCTWESPHFRDFDEAGRPYYYTPHPGTGEITADPGFINPLGGDFRFGASSPFRDKTTGFSARGIMRDADLPQPLPVECKNSYGREVLAMTGDIVDLIEKVDIENAKINSLSASYKILYEGYLDMKADRYGDPAGAVLAPSGKPAVMIEYDVSEWVMENSKRLKKYSERTTVGGKTTEDSGVIRYNGSYLEAESGRFAKLYHGAPDTLFVGERPFREAPGGFYRDYDQYVMGAMGSTGTFYQGFLRIMGGKIMDAKAVVDGHECIVVRYPHIGKDQYYMFYLDPEIGFRPRKMEQYYNETLCRVMDSYRYTALPNGINVPVAVNVTDYGVSGSVKGEIVDTWKLLVDEKSIMINADSR; this is encoded by the coding sequence ATGAAAAACATTCGTTTTCCGTTCACCACGCGCACGGGAATAATCATCGCTGTCATGGTTTTCACCCTGATCGCGGGAGGATGTTTCGGCGCGATGTTTCGTTCACGGGCCGCGAAACTTCCCACAGATGGCTTCGAGGGAAATCCCGATAATTGCACAAAGTGCCATTTGTTGTGGGCACACCGGTTCGATTATTACCGTGGATGGGATCGCTACGGGTATATTTTCGAAGGCACCGGCCTCGTGAAGGGTTTTTATGACCCGTGGAGCTCGCCCTCGGTGGACAACATGTTCGAGGCGTACTATGCAACCGGATGGTGGAATACGCCTGAAATAAATGCCTGGCCCGCAGATATATCCGGGAAAGTCGAATCGCTCAGCATACTCTCGTGGGGAAGAGATCGTCTGCGGATATCCACACGTCTCGCGGATATCAAGGGCACGGTTATTACGGTTGCGCAGGATGGCGGCGATTTCAAGAGCATTCAGCAGGCTATCGATGCGGCTCAGCCCGGCGCGACAGTTTTCGTGCGTCCCGGTGTGTATAACGAGACGCTCGTTCTCAGGGACGGCGTGAATCTGATTGGGGAAGACCCCTACACCACCATCATCAATCCGCAGAACAGGGGGCATGCCCTCGTTGCGGCAAATCACGCTCTCATCGCCGGTTTCACCTTCACCGGCACCGGTATCGATTACGAGACGAAGAAATTCAATGCGGCGATCTATGCGGCGGGCACCGACAGCACGTGTATCATAGCCCGGAATATCTTCCGTGAGAACGGTCTTTTCGGCGTATGGATCGACGGCACAGCGGATGTGAAAGGGAACGCCCGTTTCGACAGTGAGCACGGCCCACGCGGCGCCGAACTCCACGACCGGCCGTACACCGATTACCCCAACCCGGTCATCACGGGCAACACCTTCTACCGTATCGGCCAGCGGGGTGTATTCTGCCTTCATGCGCGCGGGGAAATATTCAACAACATCTTTCTCGGCAACGTAAAGGCGGCGGGACTCGAACGGCATTCGCGCCCTATTATTCATCACAACGTTTTTTATTTCAACAATGTCCCCATGGCGGTCAACCGGAGCGAGCCGGTCATCTTCGGTAACATCATGTACAGCAATCAGTGGGGGCAGCGCATGCTGAGGGGTGCAAACCCGGTCATGTTCGGCAATTGTACATGGGAATCGCCCCATTTCAGGGATTTCGACGAAGCGGGACGGCCCTACTATTACACTCCCCATCCCGGCACGGGCGAGATAACCGCCGATCCGGGCTTTATCAATCCGCTCGGTGGGGATTTCCGCTTCGGTGCTTCCTCGCCTTTCAGAGACAAGACGACCGGGTTCAGCGCCCGTGGAATCATGCGCGACGCCGATTTGCCCCAGCCACTTCCGGTGGAGTGCAAGAACTCCTATGGCCGTGAGGTGCTCGCGATGACGGGTGATATCGTGGACCTTATCGAAAAGGTGGATATTGAAAACGCGAAAATCAACAGCCTCAGCGCATCGTACAAAATACTCTACGAAGGATATCTCGACATGAAAGCCGACCGTTACGGCGATCCTGCGGGAGCTGTTCTTGCGCCGTCCGGCAAGCCTGCCGTAATGATCGAGTACGATGTCTCCGAATGGGTCATGGAGAATTCGAAACGGCTGAAAAAATACAGCGAGCGTACGACGGTCGGCGGTAAAACAACGGAAGATTCGGGAGTCATCCGTTATAACGGCTCGTATCTCGAAGCCGAATCGGGGCGCTTTGCGAAGCTGTACCACGGTGCGCCCGATACGCTGTTTGTCGGCGAACGGCCCTTCAGGGAAGCGCCCGGGGGATTCTACCGTGACTACGACCAGTATGTCATGGGCGCTATGGGTTCGACCGGGACATTCTATCAGGGCTTTCTCCGTATCATGGGCGGGAAGATCATGGATGCGAAAGCGGTTGTGGACGGCCATGAGTGTATTGTTGTCAGGTATCCCCATATCGGGAAAGACCAGTACTACATGTTTTACCTCGATCCCGAGATCGGTTTCAGACCCCGCAAGATGGAACAGTACTATAACGAAACCCTCTGCCGTGTCATGGACTCGTACCGGTACACGGCGCTGCCGAACGGAATCAATGTTCCCGTGGCAGTGAATGTGACCGATTACGGCGTTTCCGGGTCGGTGAAGGGAGAAATTGTAGATACATGGAAACTTTTAGTCGATGAAAAGAGTATAATGATAAACGCGGACTCACGGTAA
- a CDS encoding HEAT repeat domain-containing protein, translating into MKFCTNIILSLILLVTIVSAGCAESAKAVDTGPYINQLRDASPEARKTAAEALGKLGPDAADAVPPLIETLGDSSPEVRYAAAVALGIIGLWSENVVPGLTAALKHTNPNVRTYAAFALSKLGPGGKDAAPALLDALRDSSQNVRTFAAMALGDIKPDSQKVIPALNVILKDKNPAYRRAAADALNALGVAASDAETALTEALGDTIPTVRSSTIRALVHVSAHPENHVPLLVGLLRDSNPDVRSTSAHAIGEIGENAIEAVPALTEALKDDEWTVRSSAAQSLGQIGRNAMDAVPALIDAVKDSEWYVRSSAAYALASIGPEPGTVVPALSATLKDEDPYFRKYAAIALGFMGSKAKEAVPDLVEALRDKEDFVRATAAKTLEAIGPDAKEAAPALIGLLKDDSWDVRASAAGALGAIGPDSKEAIFALRDALNDEDEVVRQKATEALKKVNPEASGNSK; encoded by the coding sequence ATGAAATTCTGCACGAATATAATTCTTTCCCTCATTCTGCTCGTAACGATTGTTTCCGCCGGATGCGCCGAATCCGCAAAAGCTGTTGACACAGGCCCTTATATAAATCAATTGCGCGATGCCAGCCCCGAAGCGCGGAAAACAGCCGCAGAAGCTCTCGGAAAATTAGGGCCGGATGCAGCGGATGCCGTTCCGCCGCTCATTGAAACGCTCGGCGACTCGAGCCCCGAAGTCCGATATGCGGCAGCGGTGGCGCTCGGTATCATAGGCCTGTGGTCGGAAAACGTTGTTCCGGGACTGACAGCGGCGCTGAAACATACCAATCCGAATGTCCGCACATATGCAGCATTCGCCCTGAGCAAGCTCGGTCCCGGAGGGAAGGATGCTGCTCCGGCGCTTCTCGATGCGCTGAGGGATTCCAGCCAGAACGTGCGAACGTTTGCCGCTATGGCGCTCGGAGACATCAAACCCGATTCTCAAAAGGTAATTCCGGCTCTGAATGTGATACTCAAGGACAAAAACCCGGCGTACCGCAGGGCCGCGGCAGATGCCCTCAATGCCCTTGGCGTAGCGGCTTCCGATGCGGAAACCGCCCTGACAGAGGCGCTCGGGGACACAATCCCGACTGTGAGGAGTTCCACCATCCGGGCGCTCGTGCATGTCAGCGCTCATCCGGAAAACCATGTCCCCCTTCTTGTCGGGTTGCTGCGGGACAGCAATCCCGATGTCCGCTCGACAAGCGCCCACGCTATCGGTGAGATCGGGGAGAACGCCATCGAAGCAGTTCCGGCGCTCACAGAGGCGCTGAAGGACGACGAGTGGACCGTACGCTCATCGGCGGCCCAGTCGCTCGGGCAGATCGGCAGGAATGCCATGGATGCTGTCCCGGCGCTCATCGATGCTGTCAAAGATTCCGAATGGTATGTCCGCTCATCGGCAGCGTATGCCCTGGCCTCAATCGGTCCCGAGCCCGGAACGGTGGTTCCGGCGCTTTCCGCAACCCTGAAGGACGAGGACCCTTACTTCAGGAAATATGCCGCCATCGCCCTTGGATTCATGGGGTCGAAGGCAAAAGAGGCTGTCCCGGACCTTGTCGAGGCTTTACGGGATAAGGAAGATTTTGTCCGCGCCACTGCCGCCAAAACCCTCGAAGCGATCGGGCCTGATGCAAAAGAGGCAGCCCCGGCGCTCATCGGGCTTTTGAAAGACGATTCATGGGATGTCCGGGCTTCCGCCGCCGGCGCGCTGGGGGCAATCGGCCCCGACTCGAAAGAAGCCATTTTCGCTCTGAGGGATGCCCTGAACGACGAGGATGAAGTAGTCCGTCAAAAGGCGACCGAAGCCCTGAAGAAGGTGAATCCCGAGGCATCGGGCAACAGTAAATAA